The window GAAACTCGCCGTTGATGACCTTTCCGCTATTCGCCAGCTACCATTCTCGCTGAAAATTTTACTCGAGAATATATTGCGATTTGAGCAGGGCGGGGAAGATGCGGCAGGTGATATCAGGGCTTTTGCCGAATGGGTCGGCGCGCGCAGCTCGGATCGCGAAATCGCGTTCCGACCAACCAGGGTGTTAATGCAGGATCTCACCGGGGTGCCGGCCGTGGTTGACCTGGCCGCAATGCGCGACGCCGCGGTCGATGATCCGCAGCGTATCAATCCGCAGATTCCGATTGACCTGATCATCGACCACTCGGTGATGGTGGACGAATTCGCAACGCCGGACGCGTTTGCACATAATGTTGCGCTCGAGGTGCAACGCAACGACGAACGCTATCGATTTCTCAAGTGGGGTGCCACGGCATTTGATAATTTTCGCGTGGTCCCGCCGGGCACGGGAATATGCCACCAGGTAAATCTCGAATACCTGGCAAAAACAGTCTGGACGCAACAGGTTGATGGCAGGAATTTCGCATTTCCGGATACGCTGGTCGGTACCGATTCCCATACCACAATGATCAATGGCCTCGGCGTGCTCGGTTGGGGAGTAGGTGGTATCGAAGCCGAGGCCGGCATGCTCGGTCAACCGGTATCGCTGCTGATTCCGGAGGTTGTCGGATTTCAGTTCACCGGCCAATTACGCGAGGGAATTACCGCTACCGACCTGGTATTGACGGTTACCCAGATGCTGCGTGAACACGGTGTGGTTGGAAAGTTTGTCGAGTTTTTTGGTGATGGACTCTCACAATTGCCGCTCGCGGACCGGGCGACCCTGGCAAATATGTCCCCGGAATACGGGGCCACCTGCGCTTTCTTTCCAGTTGACCAGGAGACCATTCGCTACTTGCGTTTAACCTCGCGCGACGAGGCGAATCTGAAGCTGGTCGAGGCCTACTGCAAAGCCCAGGGATTATGGTATCAGGCGGAAAGCCCGGATCCCGTATTCAGCAGCAGTCTGACTCTCGATCTATCCTCGGTCGAAGCCTCGCTGGCCGGACCCAAGCGTCCACAGGATCGCGTGTCACTTTCGGGAATCAAGGCTGCAACGGAATCCATAATCGGAGCAGCTGCGCCATCCAGCCGAGATTCAGACGATGAACTGCTCGATGGCGACGTCGTGATTGCCGCGGTGACTTCCTGTACCAATACCTCAAACCCCAAGGTAATGATGGCCGCTGGACTGCTGGCACGTAACGCTAGAGCGGCCGGACTAAGCACCCGGCCCTGGGTTAAGACCTCGCTCGCACCCGGGTCCAAAGTAGTCACGGAGTATCTGAATGCCGCCGGACTGCAGCAGGATCTGGACGCGATCGGCTTTAACCTGGTTGGCTACGGTTGTACCACCTGTATTGGAAATTCCGGGCCTTTGCCCGAAGCGATCGAATCCCAGATCAGGGAAAAGGACCTGACGGTTGCCAGTGTTTTATCCGGTAATCGCAATTTCGAGGGTCGCATTCATCAGCGTATCAAGTCTAACTGGCTCGCCTCGCCGCCACTGGTTGTTGCCTACGCGCTGGCCGGTAGTACCTGCATCGATTTGACTTCGGAGCCCATCGGCGAGTCAGCCGACGGTAAGCCGGTGTTTTTGCGCGATATCTGGCCGAGCAACCAGGCGATCGCGGATGAAGTGATGAAGGTGAGTGAAAGCATGTTCAGGGAGCAGTATGCCGATGTGTTCAGCGGCGATCGGAACTGGCAGGATATCGATGTGGGCGATGCGTTGACTTATAGCTGGGATGATTCCTCTACCTATATTCGTAATCCACCATATTTCAAGCTGGACAACAGTAAGCAACTGGAGCCGATAGTGAATGCCCGTATCCTTGCCCTGCTGGGTGATTCGATAACGACAGACCACATATCTCCGGCTGGTGCGATTGCGGTCGACAGTCCTGCAGGCAGGTATTTGCTCGAACAAGGGGTTGATCGGAACAGTTTCAATTCCTATGGATCCCGTCGTGGCAACCATGAATTGATGATGCGCGGCACCTTTGCCAATATCCGTATTCGGAACGAGATGACGCCTGATGTCGAGGGTGGAGTAACGCTGTACATGCCGGATCGTGAGCAAATGAGTATTTACGATGCGGCCATGAAATATAGTCAGCAGGGAACACCGATGGTGGTCGTCGCGGGCAAGGAATACGGTACCGGATCGAGCCGCGACTGGGCTGCCAAGGGGCCACGCCTGCTCGGCGTTAAGGCGGTAGTTGCCGAGAGTTTCGAGCGTATCCACCGCTCCAACCTGATCGGTATGGGCGTCTTACCGCTGCAGTTTATCGACGGATTCGATCGCAATAAACTGAACTTGACCGGCGCCGAAAAAATCACCATCAGCGGAATGCAAAAAGGTCTACAGCCCGGGCAGCACCTGGAAT is drawn from Gammaproteobacteria bacterium and contains these coding sequences:
- the acnA gene encoding aconitate hydratase AcnA; this translates as MTPGSDSFKTLTALEIDGQEYHYFSLEKLAVDDLSAIRQLPFSLKILLENILRFEQGGEDAAGDIRAFAEWVGARSSDREIAFRPTRVLMQDLTGVPAVVDLAAMRDAAVDDPQRINPQIPIDLIIDHSVMVDEFATPDAFAHNVALEVQRNDERYRFLKWGATAFDNFRVVPPGTGICHQVNLEYLAKTVWTQQVDGRNFAFPDTLVGTDSHTTMINGLGVLGWGVGGIEAEAGMLGQPVSLLIPEVVGFQFTGQLREGITATDLVLTVTQMLREHGVVGKFVEFFGDGLSQLPLADRATLANMSPEYGATCAFFPVDQETIRYLRLTSRDEANLKLVEAYCKAQGLWYQAESPDPVFSSSLTLDLSSVEASLAGPKRPQDRVSLSGIKAATESIIGAAAPSSRDSDDELLDGDVVIAAVTSCTNTSNPKVMMAAGLLARNARAAGLSTRPWVKTSLAPGSKVVTEYLNAAGLQQDLDAIGFNLVGYGCTTCIGNSGPLPEAIESQIREKDLTVASVLSGNRNFEGRIHQRIKSNWLASPPLVVAYALAGSTCIDLTSEPIGESADGKPVFLRDIWPSNQAIADEVMKVSESMFREQYADVFSGDRNWQDIDVGDALTYSWDDSSTYIRNPPYFKLDNSKQLEPIVNARILALLGDSITTDHISPAGAIAVDSPAGRYLLEQGVDRNSFNSYGSRRGNHELMMRGTFANIRIRNEMTPDVEGGVTLYMPDREQMSIYDAAMKYSQQGTPMVVVAGKEYGTGSSRDWAAKGPRLLGVKAVVAESFERIHRSNLIGMGVLPLQFIDGFDRNKLNLTGAEKITISGMQKGLQPGQHLELSVTDATGSILAVDVLCRIDTRDEVAYFEAGGILQYVLDKDQD